The following proteins are co-located in the uncultured Draconibacterium sp. genome:
- the rfbA gene encoding glucose-1-phosphate thymidylyltransferase RfbA: MKGIILAGGSGTRLYPITRSISKQIIPVYDKPMIYYPLSVLMLAGIREILIISTPTDIGLYENLLGDGSQLGLRLEYKIQPSPDGLAQAFILGEEFIGDDNVCMVLGDNIFYGYKFRGILEKAAALEDGAVVFGYYVNDPERYGVVEFNEAGKVISIEEKPEVPKSNYAVTGLYFYSNDVVEKAKNLKPSKRGELEITDLNRLYLEENRLRVKLLSRGFAWLDTGTHDSLLQASNFIATIEQRQGLKVSCIEEIAFKKGFISKEQLLALAEPLSKNQYGQYLVNTANKQIFTF, encoded by the coding sequence ATGAAAGGAATTATTTTAGCAGGAGGATCAGGAACACGTTTGTATCCTATAACACGTTCAATTTCAAAACAAATTATTCCGGTTTACGATAAACCTATGATTTATTATCCGCTTTCGGTATTAATGCTGGCGGGTATTCGCGAAATCCTGATTATTTCGACGCCAACCGATATTGGTTTGTACGAAAATTTACTGGGTGATGGATCGCAACTTGGTTTACGACTGGAATACAAAATACAACCATCGCCCGACGGACTTGCACAGGCATTTATTTTAGGTGAAGAATTTATCGGCGATGACAATGTTTGTATGGTTTTAGGCGATAACATTTTTTATGGATATAAATTTCGCGGAATTCTTGAAAAGGCTGCCGCTTTGGAAGACGGAGCAGTTGTGTTTGGGTATTACGTAAACGATCCGGAACGCTATGGAGTAGTCGAGTTTAACGAAGCAGGAAAAGTAATCAGCATTGAAGAAAAACCGGAAGTTCCGAAATCAAACTATGCTGTTACAGGGCTTTATTTTTACTCGAATGACGTGGTTGAAAAGGCAAAAAACTTAAAACCATCAAAGCGAGGTGAGCTGGAAATTACGGATTTGAATCGTTTGTATCTGGAAGAAAACAGGCTACGAGTTAAATTATTGAGTCGTGGTTTTGCCTGGTTGGATACAGGTACGCACGACAGTTTGTTGCAGGCTTCCAATTTTATTGCCACCATTGAGCAGCGCCAGGGATTAAAAGTTTCGTGTATCGAAGAAATTGCTTTTAAAAAGGGATTTATTTCAAAAGAGCAATTGCTTGCGTTGGCCGAGCCTTTGAGCAAAAACCAATACGGGCAATATCTTGTAAACACGGCAAACAAACAAATATTTACTTTTTAA
- a CDS encoding ribonuclease Z encodes MSFELTILGSNSALPTSNRYPTAQVLEVPGLCFLIDCGEGTQIQIRRNKISFSKIRHIFISHLHGDHFYGLIGLISTMNLMRIKSDLHIYAPSELKDLIQPQLNHIRGEMTVKPIFHPLNFKKPQRIFENKTIEVFSFPVKHSIPTSGFLFKEKPKPANIKKELIKAYNIPIAAIKDIKADADFTTEDGQLISNEHLTTPLAKTRSYAFCTDTAFHPPISEFINGVDLLYHEATFLEKLKDLAEKTLHSTAKQAAEMARLANAKKLLIGHFSARFKNTDDFVAEAKEVFPETEAAVEGKTIKF; translated from the coding sequence ATGTCTTTTGAATTAACCATACTAGGAAGTAATTCAGCATTACCGACTTCGAACAGATATCCAACAGCCCAGGTACTTGAAGTACCTGGGCTTTGTTTTTTGATCGATTGCGGAGAAGGAACACAAATCCAGATTCGCCGCAATAAGATTAGTTTTAGCAAAATCCGCCACATATTTATTTCTCACCTGCACGGCGATCACTTTTATGGATTAATCGGATTAATTTCGACCATGAACTTAATGAGAATTAAGTCCGACCTTCACATTTATGCCCCATCAGAACTGAAGGATTTAATCCAGCCACAACTCAACCATATCAGGGGAGAAATGACAGTTAAGCCCATATTTCACCCTTTAAATTTCAAAAAACCACAACGAATTTTTGAAAACAAAACCATCGAAGTATTTTCTTTTCCTGTTAAACACAGCATCCCAACTTCGGGCTTTCTTTTTAAAGAAAAACCAAAACCTGCCAACATTAAAAAAGAATTGATTAAAGCATACAATATCCCTATTGCCGCTATTAAGGATATAAAAGCCGATGCCGATTTCACCACTGAGGATGGGCAACTTATTTCGAACGAGCATTTAACCACACCCCTTGCAAAAACAAGGTCTTACGCTTTTTGTACCGACACCGCTTTTCACCCTCCTATTTCAGAATTTATAAACGGTGTTGACTTGCTTTATCACGAAGCTACTTTTCTTGAAAAACTAAAAGATTTAGCAGAAAAAACTTTGCATTCGACAGCGAAACAAGCCGCAGAAATGGCACGGCTCGCCAATGCAAAAAAATTGCTTATCGGCCACTTTTCGGCACGATTTAAAAACACAGATGACTTTGTAGCTGAAGCAAAAGAAGTCTTTCCCGAAACAGAGGCCGCGGTAGAAGGAAAAACAATCAAATTTTGA
- the rpsA gene encoding 30S ribosomal protein S1, with the protein MTEEKKENLEQEVVETPVQDEKQEVVAETTEAPAEEVVAEEKAEAPVAEVKEEAVETKAEEAEFDWASLESGTDAYSEKERGNLEDLYNGTLNTVSEKEVLEGKVISLNKREVVVDIGYKSDGIVSLNEFRYNPELKVGDAVDVYIESLEDKKGQMILSHKKARATRSWERVNESLENDEIIKGYIKCRTKGGMIVDVFGIEAFLPGSQIDVKPIRDYDVFVGKTMEFKVVKINHEYRNVVVSHKALIEAELEQQKKEIIGKLEKGQVLEGTVKNVTSYGVFMDLGGVDGLIHITDLSWGRISHPSEIVELDQKLNVVILDFDDDKKRIALGLKQLTPHPWDNLDAELKVGDKVKGKVVVIADYGAFVEIATGVEGLIHVSEMSWSQHLRSAQDFLSVGDEVEASILTLDRDERKMSLGIKQLKEDPWANIDTEFGVGTKHTAKVRNFTNFGVFVEIAEGVDGLIHISDLSWTKKIKHPSEFTAIGEPIEVVVLDIDKENRRLSLGHKQLEENPWDVFETIFTSDSIHEGTVVELMDKGAVIALPYGVEGFATPRHLVKEDGTSVKQDEKLDFKVIEFNKSAKRIIVSHSRIYEDVKRAEDTEKRKTQTRSTKRSMKTVTDNIEKTTLGDISELAALKSQMEKNEKKDK; encoded by the coding sequence ATGACAGAAGAGAAAAAAGAAAATCTTGAACAAGAGGTGGTAGAAACACCAGTTCAGGATGAAAAACAAGAAGTAGTTGCAGAAACTACTGAAGCTCCGGCTGAAGAAGTTGTAGCAGAAGAAAAAGCTGAAGCTCCAGTAGCAGAAGTTAAAGAAGAAGCAGTTGAAACAAAAGCTGAAGAAGCTGAATTTGACTGGGCAAGCCTTGAATCGGGTACAGATGCTTATTCTGAAAAAGAAAGAGGAAATCTGGAAGACCTTTACAACGGTACATTAAACACTGTATCTGAAAAAGAAGTACTTGAAGGAAAAGTTATTTCGTTAAACAAACGCGAAGTAGTTGTTGACATCGGTTACAAATCAGATGGTATTGTTAGTTTAAACGAGTTCCGCTACAACCCTGAATTAAAAGTAGGCGACGCAGTAGATGTTTACATTGAAAGTCTGGAGGATAAAAAAGGACAGATGATCCTTTCGCACAAAAAAGCACGTGCTACTCGTTCTTGGGAGCGTGTTAACGAATCGCTTGAAAACGACGAAATCATCAAAGGATACATCAAATGTCGTACTAAAGGTGGTATGATTGTAGACGTATTTGGTATTGAAGCATTCTTGCCAGGTTCGCAAATTGATGTTAAGCCTATTCGCGATTACGATGTATTTGTTGGTAAAACAATGGAATTCAAAGTTGTTAAAATTAACCACGAATACCGTAACGTTGTTGTTTCGCACAAAGCACTTATTGAGGCTGAACTGGAACAACAGAAAAAAGAAATTATTGGTAAACTTGAAAAAGGACAAGTTCTTGAAGGAACTGTTAAGAACGTTACTTCTTACGGTGTATTCATGGACCTTGGTGGTGTTGACGGATTGATCCACATTACTGACCTTTCCTGGGGACGTATTTCTCACCCAAGCGAAATTGTAGAATTAGATCAGAAATTGAATGTTGTAATTCTTGATTTCGATGATGACAAAAAACGTATTGCTCTTGGCTTGAAACAATTGACTCCTCACCCATGGGATAACCTTGATGCTGAGTTGAAAGTTGGTGATAAAGTTAAAGGTAAAGTTGTTGTTATTGCCGACTACGGTGCATTTGTTGAAATTGCAACCGGAGTTGAAGGTTTGATCCACGTTTCAGAAATGAGCTGGAGCCAGCACTTACGCAGCGCACAGGATTTCTTGAGCGTAGGCGACGAAGTAGAAGCTTCAATTCTTACTTTAGACCGCGACGAGCGCAAAATGTCGTTGGGTATCAAACAATTGAAAGAAGATCCATGGGCAAATATCGATACTGAATTTGGTGTTGGAACTAAGCACACTGCAAAAGTTCGTAACTTCACTAACTTCGGAGTATTTGTAGAAATTGCTGAAGGAGTTGACGGTTTAATTCACATTTCAGACCTGAGCTGGACGAAAAAAATCAAACACCCATCAGAATTTACTGCAATTGGCGAGCCAATCGAAGTTGTAGTTCTTGACATCGACAAAGAAAACCGTCGTTTAAGTTTAGGACACAAACAATTGGAAGAAAACCCATGGGATGTTTTCGAAACTATCTTTACTTCAGATTCTATCCACGAAGGAACTGTGGTTGAATTGATGGACAAAGGTGCTGTTATTGCACTTCCATACGGAGTTGAAGGTTTCGCGACTCCACGCCATTTAGTAAAAGAAGATGGTACATCTGTTAAGCAAGACGAAAAACTTGATTTCAAAGTAATCGAGTTCAACAAATCGGCAAAACGTATCATCGTTTCTCATTCAAGAATTTACGAAGATGTAAAACGTGCTGAAGACACCGAAAAACGTAAAACGCAAACTCGTTCTACAAAACGTTCGATGAAAACAGTTACCGACAACATCGAGAAAACAACTCTTGGCGACATCAGCGAATTGGCTGCATTAAAGTCGCAAATGGAGAAGAACGAGAAAAAAGATAAATAA
- a CDS encoding AAA family ATPase has translation MIKNHLKVVLTEKLPFKPTNCQAHLINVLSEYITSQEPDEIMLIKGYAGTGKTTMIFSLTQVLLSLKIRSVLMAPTGRAAKVMSGYSGIPAFTIHKKIYRQKTSSDGMGKFVLNKNLYKNTYFIVDEASMISNELSENSVFGSGRVLDDLLEFVYSGENCRLVLVGDTAQLPPVGLSISPALEALTLESYGFSVKEVELKEVVRQAKGSGILTNVTEIRNLIGEDFGNTGFFPIDCVNFDDVERISGADLIENLSSCYDKHGFFDTTIVTRSNKRANIYNKGIRGSILYKENEIERGDLLMVVKNNYFWAEGEADLELDFIANGDIAEIISIYGYEELYGFRFANVSLRFVDYENVELDCKIFLETLSIETASFPYEKNTELFYAVSEDYADERNKKKRWEKIKSNPYFNALQVKYAYALTCHKAQGGQWKAVFVDHGYLTEDMLDTEYYRWLYTAFTRPTEKLYLVNFDKGFFEDE, from the coding sequence ATGATCAAAAATCATTTAAAAGTCGTATTAACCGAAAAATTGCCTTTCAAACCAACCAATTGTCAGGCTCATCTAATCAATGTTTTATCTGAGTATATAACATCTCAAGAGCCTGATGAGATAATGTTAATTAAAGGCTACGCAGGTACTGGTAAAACTACCATGATTTTTTCTCTTACACAAGTTTTATTATCGCTCAAAATTCGTTCCGTTTTAATGGCTCCAACCGGAAGAGCTGCAAAAGTGATGTCGGGGTACTCCGGAATACCTGCTTTTACCATTCATAAAAAGATATACAGGCAAAAAACTTCATCGGATGGAATGGGGAAATTTGTATTGAATAAAAACCTCTATAAAAACACCTATTTTATTGTAGATGAGGCTTCAATGATCTCGAATGAACTAAGTGAGAATTCAGTTTTTGGAAGTGGTCGGGTACTCGATGATTTGCTTGAATTTGTATATTCCGGTGAAAACTGTCGTTTGGTTTTGGTTGGCGATACTGCCCAGTTGCCTCCGGTAGGACTGAGTATTAGTCCGGCATTGGAAGCACTTACGCTTGAAAGTTATGGGTTTAGTGTAAAAGAAGTGGAATTAAAGGAGGTGGTTCGTCAGGCCAAAGGTTCGGGTATTTTAACAAATGTCACTGAAATTCGAAATCTGATTGGTGAAGATTTTGGGAATACCGGCTTTTTCCCGATCGATTGTGTAAATTTTGACGATGTGGAGCGAATTTCGGGTGCCGATCTAATTGAGAATTTGTCATCGTGTTACGATAAACATGGTTTTTTTGATACAACAATTGTAACACGTTCGAACAAAAGGGCCAATATTTACAATAAAGGTATCAGAGGTTCCATTCTTTACAAGGAAAATGAGATTGAGCGCGGCGATCTTTTAATGGTAGTAAAGAACAATTATTTCTGGGCTGAAGGTGAAGCTGATTTAGAGCTCGATTTTATTGCCAATGGCGATATTGCAGAAATAATATCAATTTATGGTTACGAAGAGTTGTATGGTTTCCGATTTGCAAATGTGAGTTTACGGTTTGTCGATTATGAAAATGTAGAACTTGATTGTAAAATATTTCTTGAAACCTTAAGCATTGAAACCGCTTCGTTTCCCTATGAGAAAAACACAGAATTATTTTATGCTGTTTCGGAAGATTATGCCGATGAAAGGAACAAAAAGAAACGTTGGGAAAAGATTAAATCGAATCCGTATTTTAATGCGTTGCAGGTGAAATATGCATATGCCTTAACTTGCCATAAAGCACAAGGCGGACAGTGGAAAGCGGTTTTTGTTGACCATGGATATTTAACCGAAGACATGCTCGATACTGAATATTACAGATGGTTGTACACAGCATTTACCCGGCCAACTGAAAAATTGTATCTGGTAAACTTTGACAAGGGGTTTTTTGAAGATGAGTAA
- a CDS encoding STAS domain-containing protein has product MAFEIRKNGKYTLVKVNTDRLDTNNAPDLKSELVVINNEGEKNIVLDLSSVNYCDSSGLRAVLVANRICEDAIGAFVLCGLQPDVENLVKISMLHTVLLITKTAEEAEELLAKKENL; this is encoded by the coding sequence ATGGCATTCGAAATTCGAAAGAACGGAAAGTATACCTTGGTTAAGGTAAACACCGATAGATTAGATACAAACAACGCACCCGATCTGAAATCGGAACTGGTTGTTATAAACAACGAAGGCGAAAAAAACATTGTTCTTGATCTAAGTAGTGTCAACTACTGCGATTCGTCGGGATTAAGAGCAGTTTTGGTAGCCAACAGAATTTGTGAAGACGCAATTGGAGCTTTTGTTCTGTGCGGCTTACAACCGGATGTAGAAAACCTGGTAAAGATTTCGATGCTTCATACTGTTTTGTTAATTACAAAAACGGCTGAAGAAGCAGAGGAATTACTGGCAAAGAAAGAAAATCTGTAA